A window of Perognathus longimembris pacificus isolate PPM17 chromosome 6, ASM2315922v1, whole genome shotgun sequence contains these coding sequences:
- the Defb129 gene encoding beta-defensin 129: protein MKLLFPIFASLMLQYQVNSEFLFRKCLMGFGKCKSDCRSDEKEIKKCKKKKCCVGPKVIELIRNYLQHEIPHLPDENLAEMLRNENNFSVLMQKSDQSPVLSKMKTASSFYNTNSAIIPKASQEKLGGSSSNKAPRRKTSTATLSRRVTKQSSKPASASSPPPLP, encoded by the exons ATGAAGCTACTTTTTCCCATCTTTGCCAGCCTCATGCTACAGTACCAAGTGAATTCAG AATTTCTTTTTAGGAAGTGTTTAATGGGTTTTGGGAAATGCAAGAGTGACTGCCGCTCAGATGAAAAGGAGATAAAGAAAtgcaagaagaaaaaatgttgCGTTGGACCCAAAGTGATCGAGCTGATTAGAAACTACCTACAGCATGAAATACCCCATTTACCTGATGAAAACCTTGCGGAAATGCTCAGGAATGAAAACAACTTTAGTGTCCTGATGCAAAAATCAGATCAGTCTCCTGTCCTGTCCAAAATGAAAACTGCCAGCTCTTTCTACAATACCAATTCCGCCATCATCCCAAAGGCCTCGCAGGAGAAACTCggtggcagcagcagcaacaaggcACCAAGACGCAAGACAAGCACGGCCACCTTGTCCAGGAGGGTCACCAAACAAAGCTCAAAGCCTGCCAGCGCctcctcaccaccaccactaccataa